In the genome of Deltaproteobacteria bacterium, the window GACGGCTTTCACATCGTCCTTGTCCGCCAGCGCATTGATGTTGTTTTTTTTCCAAAACCAGCAGGCGACATCAGTCGCAACCAATCGATCGGTGGAGACCAGTTGCGGGTTAGCGACGTAGTCGACGCCGGCGTGCTCGCTGTAGGATCTATAGTTAGCGCGCCCGGTCAACTGTATCAGGCCGCGCCCTTTGAAGCGTTTGCCGTCGCCAGGCTGCGTGTTGCCGAGATCGATCCGTCCTTCATAGGCGGAACCGTCGGCGATCTCTTCAGAATAGCGAAACGATGCGCTTTCATGGGCGATCTGCGCAATAAAATGGGCCATTCTGCGACCCGTCCTGATAGCATATTTTTTCATCGCTTTGACCAGCGGCTCATAGTAAAGATCGAGCTTGGCTGGCAAGGCGCTCGGCATCACGACCGACAGCTTTTCTTTCGACGGTCCCTTGGCCAGCCCCGCCAGCAACGCGGCGACGATGGCATCGCCCGGAGCGATCATGCCGTCCGAGCGAGCAGCGTT includes:
- a CDS encoding glycoside hydrolase family 19 protein — protein: MCIVKSVGQWGRNDITDVLLFQILFNLNIGRFPNPKPAKLDTDGKIGPNTINAIKSFEIKIMNAARSDGMIAPGDAIVAALLAGLAKGPSKEKLSVVMPSALPAKLDLYYEPLVKAMKKYAIRTGRRMAHFIAQIAHESASFRYSEEIADGSAYEGRIDLGNTQPGDGKRFKGRGLIQLTGRANYRSYSEHAGVDYVANPQLVSTDRLVATDVACWFWKKNNINALADKDDVKAVTRTINGGYNGLDDRVEYLFRAKAVLGIK